The following nucleotide sequence is from Aptenodytes patagonicus chromosome 6, bAptPat1.pri.cur, whole genome shotgun sequence.
GCAGGAGCAGCACCTTCTGGAAGAGCTTTCACGACCAGCACCAGCTGGAGGACACTGTCATAACCACAGAGCTGCCCCCCCCCATGTCTACCAGATACCTTTTCCAGCTCCCCAAGCAGAGCCACCAAGGATTATCCAGCAGACAGTAAGGATCCTCTCTCCTAGGAAACACCGCTAGCGCTGTGCCGGTCTGAGACAACAACCACAGTTGGAGGGACTTGGGGGCTGTATGGAAATGCTCATTCCACTGAAAGGGAAGATATGCCTTTTGCTATTGTATGGGACCTTTACTGCCCTAGGCAAAATCTAAGGGAAATCATCTTACAAATAAGGCACAACATTAACAGTGTGAATGGTTTACCATAGGAACAAGGTAGCAAGAGAAGTGGAAGGATTGCCCATGCTctggcccggccattcagccagtttccaATGCACATCACTGCTCATACACCCCACAACCTCAACAGCTTCTCCACAAGGATCTCGTGGGACACAATGTccaaagccttactgaagtccaggcagacgatacccactgctctcccctcccaaaGATGATGGAGCTGGCCAAAACCAACCAGActtctccattttcctttctttttcagatgcCACCTCAGCCTGCCACCATCATCCAGCAGTTACCTCAGCCGCCCGCCCTGATCACACAGATCCCCCCTGCCCAGCCGTTTGCAGCCCCCCGCTCTGGAAACATTAAAGAAGGTAATGTACCCTCCATCTAGCAGCCAGCTCGGAGAGAGCAGGTGAGGTGCCACAGCAAGTGGAAGGGGGCACAGGACGGCGTCCAAGCTAGTTAGTGACATGTTGTTTCATGACTGGGCTGCTGCTGGAACTCTGGGAATTGCACTCCATAAATGGACTAGATACCATTTCTGAGAGGCTTTCAGACAAACTCTTATTgctaaaactaaagaaaaagtgACTACAAACTCAGCAAAGCCAGGTTAAGCTGCTGGGGAAGCTTGGGAAAGCAAAAAGGCTCAGCCCAAGGCACTGAGTAGTATTAACAAGGTCAAACTCATGTGCACAGATGATTCCAAAATTAACAAACAGGCttctaaaatctgtttttattcttttgttccCTCTTAACCTGCTGTTCAATCTCCTCAGAACAATACAGGCTTTTATTATGCCCCATGTCTGGAAACAAGACAGAACAGCTGAAAGTGCTGTTCCAAATATAGTGCAATGCCAATAAAAAGAGTTTGTTTCTAAACATAGGTGGAAGCTACTGTGATATAATACATGAGCAAAAACCTGGGAAGACTTCCCTGGCTCAACCTTCAGCCAAAGGTTTCTTCATCTCACAGAGAAATCCTCAGTCATGAAATTGCAgtatttctcagctttttcttcatcTAAGAGTCTGGATTTTTGAATCAgagtttattttcataaataaaatagtCCCAATTCATACATGACTTTTTTGAAGCTGATTACATGTAAACTACTTTTGGTAtgaccagttaaaaaaaaattgagttgcCTTGATTTCTTCCCCGCCTCTCCTTCCCCCCTCGCCCCCAAGCAAATTAGTTCCACTGCACAGGTCCTTTGTGATTAGGACCCAGAGATCATGGTAAGTAGATCTGATGTGCATGCAGTGGACTCTCAAGGTGGCACTGCAATATCACGTAAAGTTGAGGAAACGTCTCACGTGGAAAGCAATGATCTTGAGCTGAAGCAATGAAGAGCGCTGTAAGGAGTCGGTCCATGCTGGAGTAAGCGAGAGAGCTCTAGTGCTCAGCCCTTCTCCAGCCTGCCAGTCAGCATAGCCAGAGGGGTGGGCTTGTAGGAAAACTAACAAACAGAAGATGCTCAAAGGCAGCTTTCTTGTAGAAGGGAGGAGACACAGGAGAGCTCTGAACAGTTTTATTCATAGGCATTAATTTTGCACTGCTTGGCCAAATAATGCTGATATTCTTCATGTGTCCCTTTCAGCTGCTTTGTCTGGGTTGCAGTGACCAGTCTGTATGCTGGAGGGCACTTCTTACCGAGATGCCTCTGCTGCTTGTCAGTTGCTGATAAAGCTCTTACTTTCTTCCTTGGGGTGACCTTTTCCCAGATATGGTAGAGATGATGCTGATGCAGAACGCTCAGATGCACCAGATCATCATGCAGAACATGATGCTGAAGTCTCTGCCACCGATGGCGTTCACACAGTCTGCTGGAGCCAGCTCTCCCCTGCTTCAGCATGCACAGCAGGTAACGACACTGGAGTCTGAAGGGCATCCTTGCTCATACGTGGCAATGGTTGATTTCCTTGGGAGGGTGCAGGGCCTGGACAAAACATGCAGAAAGTCTGGGACATTTAACAGCTGTGCGCATCTTCAAATCCACTGCACCAGGAGACTGTTACTGAGCAGAGCACAGCCTGCCTCTTTACCATGATGAGCACTGTGACAGGACACAGTGGAAGAATGTCTCCTCCACATGTGCAAACTGGATTCAGTCCAGCTCTGAAAATTATCTGTTTGGCCTGTACAGTTGAACCACTAACAGGCTATGCATGGAAGACATCTACATTGGGTATCTGCTGCTGGAGGTCCATTTGCTGCAAACAGCAGTACGATATTTGTGTTGCAAATCCTGTAATTGGTAAAATTTGACCTGGCAGTTTGAAATGGGCTAGAGCTGAAGCACAGATTTTGTGATTGTACTTGGAGCCCCACTGCTCTAGTTCCTGTCTCACTGAAAGTCAATGGCTACTGAGCTCTGAAAGGACAGATCTTAAAGATATTTTGGTGTGTAGATCCTTATAGGAATTTTTCCAAAATGTGTCCAGTGCCTGATAAGAGGTAGGTAATTTTGAACATATCCTTAAATGCCCAATTCCTAAGCTATTTTTAACATGGTGATATAGCTCCTTAGTGTCCTtaagtgctttggaaaaatgtatttctagtCTCTACACTGTAGCATTTATTACCTAAGAAGCAAGGACAATTGATCTTTGGGGAGGAGCGGATGTCCCAATGTTGCAAAAACTTCCCCTGTACTTTTTCTACCCCTCCATTTTCAGGCTAACTATGTCTTTCCCTGTGCtgtaaaaagatttgttttctttttctcggATGTTAAGGTTGTCGTGTGCTGAGAATGTGATTCCCACACTTCTGCAGTCCTTGCCCAGCTCACTCGCACCTTTCCTACATGCTATTTGCAAAAGCAACAAGCGGCTTAAAAGCCCCCGAGCCCTGGGTTTAATGGAGGGGTAGGAAATGCAATCCTCCTCCATACCCCATCCCATGGCCTGGAAGGAGCTGACGGGTTTTTGCACCTGTTGGGACCAAACATCTGCCCCGGACAGAAAGCCTCCGACAGCAGCTGCTAGCTCTCACATTTCGTGGCACTGACGTCCCAGGAGGCCACCTGTGGCACAGAGGGGCCTGCTAGTTTCATCAGCCATGGTCTTGGGGTGGACTTGCTGTGGAAATGGTAGGCAGTGCCGGCTCTTCCTCATGTCAGAGCTGCACCGAGCATTGCCTCGGGTGGAAgtccttttctattttccttaaACCTTGTGGTTTCTGGTTTTGAATACTCTTTCCCCCTTGCCGTGAGGGAGATGTCTGGGGCAGTCGGTGGCGCTGGGAGAGCCAGCAGACTCATCTGCAGCTTTCTGTGGAGGACCCCGCGTCTAAGGGAAGATGGTAGAGGAAAAGTGTGCGTCCCCCTGGTCCCCACCTTCCTCCCCAGGCCATCCTGTCACCGTGTGTTTCCCTAACGTAGACTGGTGGGATAAATTGGGGAGAGTGGGGTCTGAGTGCCTCTGAATATCAGGTGAAATCTGAAATCACCAAGTGTTTGCTGGACCTTCTATGTTGGAGCCTGCAAAACCCATCTCCAGACACATGCTGAAGGACTTCCTTTACCAAGGGGTGGCCGACTGGGAACCCAGCCCCTCAGCCAGTGACCCTTCCCATGGGGGCACAGATTTCACAAATTGCCCTTTGTCTCTCTCCAACAAGGACCTGCAGTTTGCTGCTCCCCTGGCTGTGAAAGCAGACAGGCCCAGGCCATCTGCagtgcaccaccaccaccactacccTCCTACAGGggtgctcccagtgccccatgGGGGCTTGCCGTCTACATCCATGGCACATCACTGGTCCGGCAGcacgctccctgccctgcctaCGTAAGTAAACAGGCAGCCACAATGTAAACTTTAGCCCTTCCTTCCTGCACAGGTTGGGTAGCAAGGTAGACCAGACAACCCCATGCCTTTGTGGTTCTTCACTGAGGCCAGTCCTGAATATTGTCTTTAACACAACAACGGGATTGAGGCGCGTTAAGTGATTATTTGATACGCTCAATCTTATAACTTGGGTAATTAACCCTTGCTTACTGTGGAATAAACATGAGGACTAGACAAGGtctgcagatgataccaagctgtGTCCCTGCCGTACAGAGCCACCACCCAGCAATGCTGCATGGTTCCGCTCTGCAGTGGTTGTTACGCTGGGTTTTGGGTCTCCCTGTGAACCCAGCAGACACCTGCTAAATAAGGACTGCATGTATTTTACATTCAGGCTAAGGTTCCCAGTAGGATTTATATTCTTAAAACACTGCTGAGACATTTGCTAATCAGAcattcctggaaaaaaaccccaccaccactcACTAAAGAAGATGGTACAAAGGGAGGGGAGTGCTCAGAAATAAAGCCGAGCCTTTGTGATAAGCC
It contains:
- the C6H21orf58 gene encoding uncharacterized protein C21orf58 homolog, encoding MTDPSVVDHLTRLKLKLLEKRLENEQENLEKMESPLPAARNRREDMLQSALRRRKDLLQELREQHLLEELSRPAPAGGHCHNHRAAPPHVYQIPFPAPQAEPPRIIQQTMPPQPATIIQQLPQPPALITQIPPAQPFAAPRSGNIKEDMVEMMLMQNAQMHQIIMQNMMLKSLPPMAFTQSAGASSPLLQHAQQDLQFAAPLAVKADRPRPSAVHHHHHYPPTGVLPVPHGGLPSTSMAHHWSGSTLPALPTCEQITPGTSVRTSLLMRMPVAGAALGKDLSQERAVVLPSGPHIDST